In a genomic window of Pedobacter sp. KBS0701:
- the pdhA gene encoding pyruvate dehydrogenase (acetyl-transferring) E1 component subunit alpha, with protein MSAVEINKDTWLKWFESMLLMRKFEEKTGQLYGQQKIRGFCHLYIGQEAVVAGAISAMQKGDSMITTYRDHAHALALGVSADSIMAEMYGKATGCSKGKGGSMHMFSKEHNFYGGHAIVGGQIPLGAGVAFAEKYKGTDNVNICYMGDGAVRQGALNETFNMAMLWKLPVIFVCENNGYAMGTSVQRTTNMTDIYKIGLGFDMPCAPVDGMDPVAVHNAMDEAIQRARKGEGPTFLEMRTYRYRGHSMSDPAKYRTKEELEDYKAKDPVEHARETILKEKYADQAWIEEVEAKVKAIVDQAVKFAEESPWPDASELYKDVYMQQDYPYVMD; from the coding sequence ATGAGTGCAGTAGAAATAAATAAAGATACCTGGTTAAAGTGGTTTGAGTCGATGTTGCTGATGCGCAAATTCGAAGAAAAAACCGGCCAGTTATACGGACAACAAAAAATACGTGGCTTTTGTCATTTATACATTGGACAAGAAGCTGTAGTTGCAGGTGCAATATCTGCGATGCAAAAAGGCGATTCAATGATTACCACTTACCGTGATCACGCCCATGCCTTAGCTTTAGGAGTTAGTGCTGATAGTATTATGGCAGAAATGTACGGTAAGGCTACAGGTTGCTCTAAAGGCAAAGGTGGATCAATGCACATGTTCAGTAAAGAGCATAACTTCTACGGTGGTCACGCAATTGTTGGCGGTCAGATTCCGTTAGGTGCCGGCGTTGCTTTTGCAGAAAAATACAAAGGAACTGATAACGTAAATATTTGTTATATGGGCGATGGTGCTGTGCGCCAGGGTGCATTAAACGAAACTTTTAACATGGCCATGCTTTGGAAATTGCCTGTTATTTTTGTTTGCGAAAACAATGGTTATGCAATGGGTACTTCAGTACAACGTACTACTAACATGACCGATATTTATAAAATAGGTTTAGGTTTCGATATGCCATGTGCACCAGTTGACGGTATGGATCCGGTTGCTGTACACAATGCAATGGACGAAGCAATTCAACGTGCGCGTAAAGGTGAAGGACCAACTTTCTTAGAAATGAGAACTTACCGTTACCGTGGTCACTCCATGTCAGATCCGGCAAAATACCGTACCAAAGAAGAATTAGAAGATTATAAAGCAAAAGATCCGGTTGAGCATGCAAGAGAAACGATTCTTAAAGAAAAGTATGCAGATCAGGCCTGGATTGAAGAAGTAGAAGCTAAAGTAAAAGCAATTGTAGATCAGGCAGTAAAATTTGCTGAAGAATCTCCTTGGCCTGATGCATCTGAATTATACAAAGATGTATATATGCAACAGGACTACCCTTACGTAATGGACTAA
- a CDS encoding pyruvate dehydrogenase complex dihydrolipoamide acetyltransferase yields MADVIKMPKMSDTMTEGVLAKWHKKVGDKVKSGDVLAEVETDKATMDMESYWDGVLLYVGIEEGTAVPVDAIMAVIGKEGEDYKAALEAEQSGSQESASPKSEKDEVPKAEDKKEEAAPAQGGGLSEEELAAKGVTVIRMPLLSDTMTEGVIAEWHKKVGDKVKDDDVLADVETDKATMEVMGYATGTLLHIGVEKGAAAKVNGIIAIVGPEGTDVSGILAGGSAPAPKAETAEAPKEEKQATTADASASAPVAESSSDSRVKASPLAKKIAKDKGIDLAQVAGSAEGGRIIKKDIENFKPSAAPAKTESASAPATEKAAAAAPVIPTFVGEVKYTEQPVSQMRKVIAKRLAESLFTAPHFYLTVSIDMDNAMAARTAINAVAPVKVSFNDIVIKAVAVALKKHPAVNSSWGGDKIRFNEHTNIGVAMAVEDGLLVPVVRFADGKSLSHISAEVKDFGGKAKAKKLQPADWEGSTFTVSNLGMFGIDEFTSIINSPDGAILSVGAIQQVPVVKNGAVVPGNVMKLTLGCDHRVVDGATGAQFLQTLKGLLEEPIRLLA; encoded by the coding sequence ATGGCTGATGTAATTAAAATGCCCAAAATGAGCGACACCATGACCGAAGGGGTTTTGGCAAAGTGGCATAAAAAGGTGGGCGATAAAGTGAAAAGCGGCGATGTTTTGGCAGAAGTAGAAACTGACAAAGCAACAATGGATATGGAATCTTATTGGGATGGTGTCCTTTTATACGTTGGTATAGAAGAAGGAACAGCTGTTCCTGTTGATGCGATCATGGCCGTTATTGGTAAAGAAGGCGAAGATTATAAAGCTGCATTAGAAGCAGAACAATCTGGAAGTCAGGAGTCGGCAAGCCCGAAGTCTGAAAAAGATGAAGTTCCTAAAGCTGAAGATAAAAAAGAAGAGGCGGCACCTGCTCAGGGTGGTGGCTTAAGTGAAGAAGAATTAGCAGCAAAAGGTGTTACGGTTATCCGCATGCCTTTGTTAAGCGATACCATGACTGAAGGCGTAATTGCTGAATGGCATAAAAAAGTTGGCGATAAAGTAAAAGATGATGATGTCCTTGCTGATGTAGAAACCGATAAGGCTACTATGGAAGTAATGGGCTATGCAACCGGAACTTTATTACACATTGGTGTAGAGAAAGGTGCTGCTGCAAAAGTAAACGGAATTATCGCCATTGTTGGTCCTGAGGGAACTGATGTAAGCGGAATTTTAGCAGGCGGCTCAGCTCCGGCTCCTAAAGCTGAAACTGCTGAAGCACCGAAAGAAGAAAAACAAGCTACAACTGCTGATGCTAGCGCATCTGCTCCAGTTGCAGAAAGTTCTTCGGATAGCCGTGTTAAAGCATCTCCTTTAGCTAAGAAAATTGCTAAAGATAAAGGGATTGATTTAGCACAGGTTGCAGGTAGTGCAGAAGGCGGTCGTATCATTAAAAAAGATATCGAAAACTTTAAGCCATCAGCTGCTCCGGCTAAAACTGAATCTGCATCAGCTCCGGCTACTGAGAAAGCTGCAGCTGCTGCACCAGTTATACCTACATTTGTTGGTGAGGTTAAGTACACAGAGCAACCTGTTTCGCAAATGCGTAAAGTAATTGCAAAACGTTTAGCTGAAAGTTTATTCACTGCTCCACATTTTTACCTGACAGTAAGTATCGATATGGACAATGCAATGGCTGCACGTACGGCAATCAACGCAGTTGCTCCTGTTAAGGTTTCTTTCAACGATATCGTAATTAAAGCGGTTGCCGTTGCCCTGAAAAAACACCCTGCTGTTAACTCATCCTGGGGTGGCGATAAAATCAGATTTAATGAACATACCAACATTGGTGTAGCTATGGCTGTTGAAGATGGTTTATTGGTACCAGTAGTGCGTTTCGCTGATGGCAAATCTTTATCACACATCTCTGCAGAAGTAAAAGATTTTGGTGGTAAAGCAAAAGCTAAAAAATTACAACCTGCAGATTGGGAAGGTTCTACTTTCACTGTTTCTAACTTAGGTATGTTTGGTATTGATGAGTTTACTTCAATTATCAACTCTCCTGACGGTGCAATTTTATCTGTAGGTGCTATACAACAAGTTCCTGTTGTTAAAAACGGTGCTGTTGTTCCTGGTAACGTAATGAAATTGACTTTAGGTTGCGATCACCGTGTGGTTGATGGTGCAACAGGAGCACAATTCTTACAAACCTTAAAAGGTCTATTAGAAGAGCCAATCAGGCTATTAGCATAA
- a CDS encoding DUF885 family protein, with protein sequence MKKTLLFAACITAMLACKQKNSSDNGAENKTFAALCEQYYQDGLKINPLSATYIGDERYNDLLANDGSQAYLKEFKSYNQRYLDSLGKYHRESLDANDKLSYDYLKDQLEINLEGLKYHSEYLPFNQMFALPLTIGQLGSGTGAQPFKTVKNYEDWLKRVDAFSVWADTAIGNFKKGAAAGIVLPKALVIKMIPQMQSMVAAKPEESLFYGPIKLMPASFSASDKQKLTESYRTSITNAIIPTYKKLADYLKNEYLPKTRTTSGYSAMPGGLAWYTYLVKQQTTTNKTPEEIYQTGLKEVARIKGQMDSIKNLVGFKGDLKAFFEYMKTDKKFMPYKTPKEVLAAFENIHQRMKPNLKKMFEVEPKTPFEIRQTEAFRAASASAEYNQGSADGSRPGIFYVPILDAKKFNTTSGMESLFLHEAIPGHHYQISLTQENKLLPNFRRFGGHNAYVEGWALYCESLGKELGLYQDPYQHMGALGDEMHRAIRLVVDVAIHTKNMSREEAIKYMTDNEAISTEGATAEIERYMGIPAQALGYKTGAMKIRELRSKYEKELGPKFKLAAFHTAVLKDGSFPLSVFEAKMDAWAESQK encoded by the coding sequence ATGAAAAAAACTCTTCTTTTTGCTGCCTGCATTACTGCAATGCTTGCCTGTAAGCAAAAAAACAGTTCTGATAATGGCGCAGAAAACAAAACCTTTGCGGCCCTTTGCGAACAATATTATCAGGATGGATTAAAAATAAATCCTTTAAGCGCTACTTACATTGGAGATGAACGTTATAACGATCTTTTGGCAAATGACGGATCGCAAGCTTATTTGAAAGAGTTTAAAAGCTACAATCAGCGTTATCTGGATAGCCTGGGCAAATATCACCGCGAAAGCCTTGACGCAAACGATAAATTATCTTATGACTACCTGAAAGATCAATTGGAAATTAATCTGGAAGGATTAAAATACCATTCTGAATACCTCCCATTTAACCAAATGTTTGCGCTACCCTTAACCATCGGACAATTGGGCTCGGGCACAGGAGCACAACCATTTAAAACTGTAAAAAATTATGAAGATTGGTTAAAACGGGTTGATGCATTTTCGGTGTGGGCCGATACGGCCATCGGAAATTTTAAAAAAGGTGCGGCAGCAGGCATTGTATTGCCAAAAGCATTGGTGATAAAAATGATTCCCCAAATGCAAAGTATGGTGGCAGCCAAACCCGAAGAAAGTTTATTTTACGGACCAATCAAATTAATGCCAGCAAGTTTTTCTGCGTCAGATAAACAAAAGCTGACAGAATCGTACCGCACATCGATCACTAATGCAATTATCCCTACCTATAAAAAATTGGCCGACTATCTAAAGAACGAATATCTGCCAAAAACACGAACTACCTCTGGCTATTCGGCTATGCCCGGCGGTTTGGCCTGGTACACTTATCTGGTAAAACAACAAACCACCACTAATAAAACACCGGAAGAAATCTATCAAACGGGCTTAAAAGAGGTTGCCCGGATTAAAGGGCAGATGGACAGCATCAAAAATTTAGTTGGCTTTAAGGGCGATTTAAAAGCTTTTTTCGAATACATGAAAACGGATAAAAAATTCATGCCTTATAAAACACCGAAAGAGGTGCTAGCTGCTTTTGAAAATATCCACCAGCGCATGAAACCCAACTTGAAAAAAATGTTTGAGGTAGAGCCCAAAACACCTTTCGAAATCAGGCAAACAGAAGCTTTCAGGGCTGCATCGGCCAGTGCTGAATATAATCAAGGTTCGGCAGATGGATCACGTCCAGGGATTTTTTATGTACCCATTTTAGATGCGAAAAAATTTAACACCACTTCGGGTATGGAATCGCTGTTTCTTCATGAGGCAATTCCAGGCCACCATTACCAGATTTCTTTAACGCAGGAAAATAAATTACTTCCTAATTTCCGCCGTTTTGGTGGACATAATGCTTATGTAGAAGGTTGGGCATTATACTGCGAATCGTTAGGGAAAGAACTGGGCCTATATCAGGATCCATACCAACACATGGGTGCACTGGGCGATGAAATGCACCGGGCCATCCGTTTAGTTGTTGATGTAGCCATTCATACCAAAAACATGAGCAGGGAGGAAGCTATAAAATACATGACAGACAATGAAGCGATTAGTACTGAAGGTGCAACAGCAGAAATTGAACGTTACATGGGCATTCCTGCACAAGCTTTAGGCTACAAAACCGGCGCAATGAAAATAAGGGAATTGAGAAGCAAATATGAGAAGGAGTTAGGCCCGAAGTTTAAACTGGCCGCTTTTCATACTGCAGTTTTAAAAGATGGGTCGTTTCCTTTATCTGTTTTTGAAGCTAAGATGGATGCCTGGGCAGAAAGCCAGAAGTAG
- a CDS encoding GxxExxY protein, which produces MDENEISYQIRGAIFTVYNALGPGLLESVYETVLTYVLTENGLDVKQQVKLPVVFEGITLDAGYRIDLLINDLVIIEVKSVETLAPVHHKQVLTYLKLSGLRLGLLVNFNSSDISQSIWRKVNGLF; this is translated from the coding sequence ATGGATGAAAATGAGATCTCCTATCAAATAAGAGGTGCAATATTTACAGTTTACAATGCATTAGGCCCCGGTTTATTAGAATCTGTTTATGAAACGGTACTGACTTATGTTTTAACCGAAAATGGCTTAGATGTTAAGCAACAGGTAAAATTACCGGTTGTTTTTGAAGGTATAACACTTGATGCCGGCTATCGGATAGATTTATTAATAAACGATCTGGTCATTATCGAAGTAAAATCAGTAGAAACACTTGCGCCAGTTCACCATAAGCAGGTACTTACTTATCTGAAACTTTCTGGCTTACGACTTGGATTGCTTGTTAATTTTAATTCATCAGATATATCTCAGTCGATATGGAGAAAAGTGAATGGTCTTTTTTGA
- a CDS encoding cupin domain-containing protein, translating to MDKEKLIQEAYLVAHKIEENGNFPNNPKLPLMIYKGTFRLHPDDTEEVIKKVFAQNGYTNAWVDGIFDYHHYHSNTHEVMGVFCGKADVQFGGDHGVCIELDKGDVIIIPAGVAHKKLNSSDDFTVVGAYPNGSDYDMKYGKAEERPEADETIANVKNPDNDPVYGSKGHLFECWYNQNCENV from the coding sequence ATGGACAAAGAAAAACTGATACAAGAAGCTTACTTAGTTGCACATAAAATAGAGGAAAACGGCAATTTCCCTAACAATCCCAAATTACCGTTAATGATTTACAAAGGTACGTTCAGGTTACATCCTGATGATACTGAAGAAGTGATCAAAAAAGTTTTCGCGCAGAATGGGTACACCAATGCCTGGGTAGATGGCATTTTTGACTATCACCATTACCATAGCAATACACACGAGGTAATGGGCGTATTTTGCGGCAAGGCCGATGTACAATTTGGAGGTGATCATGGCGTTTGTATAGAGCTGGATAAAGGTGACGTCATTATCATCCCTGCAGGTGTAGCACATAAAAAACTGAACTCAAGCGACGACTTCACTGTTGTTGGCGCATATCCAAATGGTTCAGATTACGATATGAAATATGGGAAAGCTGAAGAGCGACCTGAAGCAGATGAAACCATTGCCAACGTGAAAAATCCAGACAACGACCCTGTTTATGGAAGTAAAGGTCACTTATTTGAATGCTGGTACAATCAAAATTGCGAAAATGTGTAA
- a CDS encoding serine hydrolase: MNFRYICSALALSVTLLTACSSKKSEEKKAAEKKIRTKDDDKADSLLLVYNPQKGDKWIANFVDNLHKKYGFNGNMLVAKDGKILYEKAIGWADYLHRDSLTINSEFELASITKTFTGTAIMQLVEAGKLSLNDNVKKFYPNFPYEGITVKLLLSHRSGMMNYVYFIDDIWRKEKRNMKKGVTNQEVMNVIAERKPNPYTKPDNRFHYNNSNFMVLGAIIEKVTGQRYSQYMMEHVFKPAGLKHTHVYSTTEYEKIPVDVVGHDRNSFRYSVAQNFLDGPVGDKGIYSTVHDLVLFDKYLKNGRLLSKKSLDSAYTGHNKPINGHFNYGYGWRMFDGEKMDKVVYHTGWWHGFRHIYVRDLNKNIVIVFLGNLTNGSLMHLDDLYKHFDMPIIRKGAYHGNGSLPGSDED; the protein is encoded by the coding sequence ATGAATTTTCGATATATATGTTCAGCATTAGCCCTCTCTGTAACTTTATTAACTGCTTGTTCAAGCAAAAAATCTGAAGAGAAAAAGGCTGCTGAAAAAAAAATCCGCACCAAAGATGACGATAAAGCGGATAGCCTTTTATTGGTTTATAACCCACAAAAAGGCGACAAATGGATTGCCAATTTTGTAGATAATCTACACAAAAAATATGGTTTTAACGGAAATATGCTGGTGGCAAAAGACGGAAAAATCCTTTACGAAAAAGCGATCGGTTGGGCCGATTACCTCCACCGGGATAGTTTGACGATCAACTCAGAGTTTGAATTGGCATCCATTACCAAAACATTTACCGGTACGGCGATTATGCAATTGGTAGAGGCCGGAAAACTTTCGTTAAACGATAACGTAAAAAAGTTCTATCCTAATTTTCCTTACGAAGGCATTACTGTAAAACTATTGCTTTCTCACCGAAGCGGGATGATGAACTACGTTTACTTTATCGATGATATATGGCGCAAGGAAAAACGCAATATGAAAAAAGGGGTAACCAATCAGGAAGTAATGAATGTTATTGCCGAGCGAAAACCTAATCCATACACCAAACCAGATAACCGTTTTCATTACAACAACTCAAACTTTATGGTGTTGGGTGCCATTATAGAAAAGGTAACCGGACAGCGCTATTCGCAGTACATGATGGAACATGTGTTTAAACCGGCCGGATTAAAACATACACACGTATATAGCACAACCGAGTATGAAAAAATTCCGGTTGATGTAGTTGGGCACGACCGCAATAGTTTTAGATACTCTGTTGCACAGAACTTTCTGGATGGGCCAGTTGGAGATAAAGGCATTTATAGTACGGTACACGATTTGGTGCTGTTTGATAAATATTTGAAAAATGGAAGATTATTAAGTAAAAAGAGCCTCGATTCTGCCTATACCGGACACAATAAGCCCATAAATGGCCACTTCAACTATGGTTATGGCTGGAGAATGTTTGATGGCGAAAAAATGGACAAAGTAGTGTACCATACGGGTTGGTGGCATGGTTTCCGCCATATTTATGTAAGAGATCTAAACAAAAATATTGTTATTGTGTTTTTAGGCAACCTGACCAACGGAAGTTTAATGCATCTCGATGATCTGTATAAACACTTCGACATGCCAATTATCCGTAAGGGGGCATACCATGGCAACGGCAGTTTGCCAGGTTCAGACGAAGATTAA
- a CDS encoding YbaB/EbfC family nucleoid-associated protein: MFDKLFAAQQKAEEIKKRLDTISVFGEVENGAIKITATANKSITGISINEEFLKNADKEELEELLLTAINKAMASAEQVSAAEMQASAQDMLGGLGGMFGQ; this comes from the coding sequence ATGTTCGATAAATTATTTGCGGCTCAACAAAAAGCCGAAGAAATTAAAAAACGTCTGGATACGATCTCGGTATTTGGCGAAGTTGAAAATGGTGCAATAAAAATCACCGCTACTGCCAACAAATCCATCACCGGAATCTCCATTAATGAGGAGTTTTTGAAAAATGCCGATAAAGAAGAATTGGAAGAACTTTTGTTAACTGCGATTAACAAAGCAATGGCAAGCGCCGAGCAAGTAAGTGCCGCAGAAATGCAGGCATCAGCACAAGATATGCTAGGTGGATTAGGTGGCATGTTTGGCCAATAA
- a CDS encoding metal-dependent hydrolase yields the protein MKYTYYGQSCFLLEAAGKKLLFDPFISHNPLAKNVDIKAIEADYILVSHGHGDHVADLVELAKQTQATVIAMPEITDWASKQGVEKVHGMNFGKFTFDWGAVRMVPATHSSGLPDGSYGGNPAGFVLEVDGKQIYFAGDTGLTIEMKLLADIYNLDYAILPIGGNYTMDVDDALIATKYFDCDKVIGVHYNTFPVIEIDTKTAVDKFEREKKTLLLPAIGETISL from the coding sequence ATGAAATACACCTATTATGGCCAATCTTGTTTCCTACTTGAAGCTGCTGGCAAAAAATTATTATTCGATCCATTTATATCACACAATCCATTAGCTAAAAATGTAGATATCAAGGCGATTGAAGCTGATTATATTTTAGTGAGCCATGGTCATGGCGATCATGTTGCCGACCTGGTTGAATTGGCTAAACAAACCCAGGCTACAGTTATTGCCATGCCGGAGATTACCGATTGGGCTTCGAAGCAGGGCGTAGAAAAAGTACACGGAATGAATTTCGGCAAATTTACTTTCGATTGGGGAGCGGTGCGTATGGTACCTGCAACACATTCTTCTGGCTTGCCTGATGGAAGTTATGGTGGTAATCCTGCAGGTTTTGTGTTAGAAGTTGATGGCAAACAGATTTACTTTGCTGGTGATACCGGCTTAACCATTGAAATGAAGCTGTTGGCTGATATTTACAACCTGGATTACGCCATTTTACCGATTGGTGGAAATTATACCATGGATGTGGATGATGCTTTAATTGCGACAAAATACTTTGATTGCGATAAAGTGATCGGCGTTCATTACAACACCTTCCCGGTAATTGAAATTGATACCAAAACCGCTGTTGATAAATTTGAACGTGAGAAGAAAACCTTGTTGTTGCCGGCAATCGGTGAAACGATAAGTTTATAG
- a CDS encoding IS110 family transposase, with product MIATTKFFIGIDISKPHFDVALMAVVNHVKQEIATARFDNTAPGIKLFEKWLKSQKTTFNGDSLVVMENTGIYHRLIWTFCSNRNLPIHIGNAAHIKWSFGIARGKNDKIDSIRLCNYAFKEADDLKATAALDPELMLLKDLISARTKLLKQRSGISVSVKELGNVNGKEHQKLIEKALKNAIEGIAKSIRNLEDQIKKIITGNQGFKQNYKLLLSIPGIGHVTAVYLIGCTGNFAGRPSGKELACYAGVVPFEHSSGISIKGKTRVHRMANKELKRLLHMCALSLIQHNQEFKTYYNRKKDEGKHSMSIINAVRNKIALRVAAVIKNQASYKNNYKIAA from the coding sequence ATGATTGCCACTACAAAATTTTTTATCGGTATTGATATTTCCAAACCGCACTTCGATGTTGCATTAATGGCCGTTGTGAACCATGTAAAACAGGAAATAGCCACCGCACGGTTTGATAACACCGCTCCAGGTATAAAGCTATTTGAGAAGTGGTTGAAATCTCAGAAAACCACATTCAATGGGGACTCCCTGGTTGTCATGGAAAATACGGGGATCTATCATCGTTTAATATGGACTTTCTGCAGCAACAGAAATCTGCCCATCCATATTGGCAATGCCGCCCATATCAAATGGAGTTTTGGGATAGCAAGGGGCAAAAATGATAAAATAGACAGTATCCGTTTATGCAACTATGCCTTTAAGGAAGCGGATGACCTAAAGGCTACAGCTGCCCTGGATCCCGAACTGATGCTCCTGAAAGATCTGATATCAGCGAGGACAAAGCTGCTCAAACAAAGGTCCGGCATTAGCGTTTCGGTAAAAGAACTTGGCAATGTCAATGGTAAAGAACATCAGAAACTGATTGAAAAAGCACTTAAAAATGCAATTGAGGGTATCGCAAAGTCAATCAGGAACCTCGAAGATCAGATCAAAAAAATTATCACAGGAAACCAGGGTTTCAAGCAGAACTACAAACTATTGCTCAGTATCCCTGGGATAGGACATGTTACCGCAGTATACCTGATTGGCTGCACTGGAAATTTTGCAGGGCGCCCCAGCGGAAAAGAACTGGCCTGTTATGCAGGGGTTGTACCATTTGAACACAGCAGTGGTATAAGTATCAAAGGTAAAACAAGAGTACACCGGATGGCCAATAAAGAGCTTAAAAGATTGCTGCATATGTGTGCATTATCTTTGATTCAACATAATCAGGAATTCAAAACATATTACAATAGAAAAAAGGATGAAGGGAAGCACAGCATGAGCATAATTAATGCCGTTAGAAACAAGATAGCATTAAGAGTTGCTGCTGTTATAAAAAATCAAGCCAGCTATAAAAATAACTATAAAATAGCTGCTTAA